The sequence TGAGAGCAAAACATGTAAAAGACCAGAGCTGCAAGTTACGCAATGTGCCTTAATAGACAAAGCTTATGAAATGTAAACTACATGTCCAAGCCAAGCCAGATCAATAAAAATAAAGTATGAACAACAAAGTTTCCCTTTTGAACATGATGCTCAACTAAACAAGATCAAGATGTCCTATAAGATGCTAGGATGGTAATGACTTAAGAGCATCAGGTAAAAAAAACAAGATCTGGGTGACCTGCACATATATCATCAAAATCGCGAACAAGACAAAATGAAATAGAAGTTGTCTAATAAGAGCATCAGGTATGCCTTCTGAAGTAAAGCTGTTAATGGTTGGGTATCAGCAACTGGACAGGTCACCCAGATCACAATTCCACAGTAAGTTCTTAACATTATGATCAGCTTTTACAATGGAATATACTATGCCTAATAGTCTATTGAAATAAACAGATCTACGGAGCGGCAGAAACTCACAAGATGCGCATTAAGGTCCTTTATTGCCTGGCCATCCTCCCATGTTTCAGATATGACAGTCCCAGCTCTGAGTTATGACAAAGAACAGTCAGAGAAAAGGTTGCAATAAATGGTCCATACCCAAAACAGGAAATAGAAGTGAGAAAAACATCCAAACTGCAGAGAAGTTGCCAATACTAGAAAGCATACTGAATATATGAAGTAACTGACAGGTCATGCCACTAAGCCTATTTCTGGAAGACAATATCGCAGCATACATGCCAGTATAACAACGACCCATATACAAAGTATTATTCTTTAGGTAATAGGAAATCCAGACATATCCTTCCTTTATTCCTCATTAAGTGTTTGAAACTCGGATCATTGAGAGATTACCTCATAACACCAATGTTCCCGAGTCTGAAAGATTCCTGCTTTAACTTCATCCGTGCTTCTTGCCTTTCTGCTTTTGATACTGCTATGAGCAGATCAGACAGGACCTTCATTTGCTGTATCAATGAGAATAGACACGTAAGCATATATGCTGCATAATTATAATAATGGCTATTACTTCAGGATCTCTGCATATACAAGAAGCGAGTTGTTTCCTTCATTTGTCAATAATGATAGGCTTAAGTGGTAAGTTCCAAACCTTCAGAACAAAAATGGTCCAATCTATAAATAACAATGAAGGGTAGCTAAAACATATGGTTGGTAATAAAAAATGGTTTCTAAATGACACCTTTGAtttcttttgttgatcttgatCCTTGAAATCCTTCAATTCCTGGCAGAATAATGCAAAGGCAACAAGTCAGTGACCTAGGGAAGTCGGGATCAAAGAAAGCTTGCAGTGAGTATATCCTTACCTTAGCTAACCTATCACTAAGTTGGCGATGCTCCGTTGCTTCTTGACGCGATTTGTTAAGCTCCTCCTCCAAAAATGCAACTTTACCACGTAACAGTGATAATTCTTCCTATTCAATTGGGAGTGCTTAAGATGTAAATTTGAAAATGAAAGAAAGTATCCTAGAACATGTTTGTATGGTACACTATACTTCGTATCTCAGATTGACTGATTCCCTGTGAGATATGGCTTGTCCAGTACAGTATTCACCAAAGCTGCACATGCTTTCACAACGATATCTTAACGACATCATATTACTTTATGTAGTTAAGTTGCCTATAGGTGCTAGACTCGGGCAGAAGTACTGAACCAAACAGAAACACTTTTCCGTGAAGGAAAGGGCCTGGATGCATATATGAAAGCCATAAAAAATATTACTTATTTAGTTAAGATGCTTAGATGCTAAACTCAAGTGGAAGTATTGAACTAACAGAGACACTTTTTCTTGAAGGAAAGGTCCTGGATGCATGTACGAACACCCTCAGAAGTATTTTCAAGTGTATGTACAAGCTAAGCCCACACACATTCGGAAGCAGGCAGGAAATGGTATGTAAGGAAAATAAAAGGATGCATTAGCATTATCAAACCAAGATGTGTGCATCTCATTGGAAGTGGTGCAAATAAATAAGTCTTACGTGTAAAGCAGTCCTGTCATCATTCCCAGGTAGAACACTTGTTCGGGAATCCTGTGGAGTAAATGGTATGTAAGCTGGTAATTTAGCAGATAAGGAAATAGCGTACTGGTATTGTATACATATGTGTATGAGATTACAACAAATGAAGCCCTCAAATGCGTCGATATCGCCAAGCCTTGTATCACTTGATCACGGAATGTACAGTCCTTTAGGAGATTATCATAGAGCCAAGGATTGCAGCCATTTGATCAATTTTATTCCAGTCTACAAGATTACCAGATCCCTGGTGAAGTGATGATGGAGTGATGCCCTAATGTGGAATTTTAATATGTTATGCAACATGAACCTTATTTGTCAATATAAGTTGCATCAGTTAGTAAAACTCAATTGCTGAAGTGCTTATTGTGCGATGTGGCCTATTTCAGCAATTCGCACCCCAACTGAGCAAAAATATAATGGCTCTATTTCAACATTCTCCAATTGATATATTTTATCCGCATCGGAGAAGCTAGTTGTTCTTTATCATTGATacaccctgttcaagaattcatccgattaaccagttaatttgccgattaatccctactcctagggtcaccgagtagctgaTTAATTGATTAACTTGCCGACTAACCTGCTGATTAgtctattaatcccctactcgccagccaaccaAGCAGCTACCAGTTATGGATTTCCTCAACAATGTTAATACATCTAATAATTTGATCAATACCAAACTAAGCTGTAGGAATTTCTACACTGTGATAATTATTTTTTGCATCGATCAATGGCCTTAAAAGGGTTCTTCCAGAAGAGCGCAGGCAATGACGTGATCTATTCAAGTGCAAGATAGTCATTACCCACCACTGCCCGTTGATGGGTTAAAAGCTAGAAGATCGGTCAAGATCTTGAGAATAAAATTGCACAGCATACCATGTTGTTTAATTTGTCATGTTGACCATTTGATGCAGTTACTGAGGAAGCCGAAGTATGGCGTGTTTGATCAACCGTCTTTGAGCCACGCCCTCGGCCTGTTCCACCACGTCCCCTTCCACGGCCTTGCTTTTTTCTGCTTGGGTTTTCCGAAGGCAGTCGTGCGTCCGCGACATCTAATACTTTTGCTGCCGCATTAGCTGATCCCTGGAATTCACAATCATGAAAGAGTGCACCAGACAGAATTTTTACTACAAGGAACGGAAAGCAAGTGCAGAATAGAACTGTCCGTGTTTAATTCTAGTCAATTAATGTTAGAAGATCACACCTCAAAATTTCCAAGAGCTAGGCCGTGGTCATCGTCCGGGGATCTCGGACGCTTCAGTGTGTTCTTCTGTATCAAGAACTCCTCGCCATTCTGGTGAGCAAATACAGCAAACATTAGTCTAGGTTAGATGAAATGAAATTAGGAATGGGAATATCAGTAACCTGTAATTAGCTACAATACAGGTTTACCAATAGAGACATTACAAATAGTTCTAACCAGGATGATTGCAGCAGCATAGGTAATATACAGGCAAGGTAATCGAAGGTAGATAAACATTATGTTTATGTAATACTAGAGCAGTAAAAGGGGAGGAGAAAGAACAGAGGGAGTAGGAGGTTTAGGGCTGACATCATCATCCGAAGAGGAGGAGGACTCGGGCAGCTCCTCCTGGTCCATGAAGGTGGGGGCCGAGGCGGCGGAGACCACCgggtggtgcggcggcgacgggggcggcaccGAGACGGCCTTGCCGGCCATGCGCGCCTCGAGCTTGGCGAGCTTGGACGAGGACGGGTTGGAATTCGACGAGAGGTGCTGCACTATGTCCTCCCCCGCGGCCGACATTGCCGCCGCCTGCTCTCAGACCAAACCGGATCGGGCCGTGCCGCGCCCCCCGAAGCTTCCACGAGAAGCAACCGCCGCGCCGGTCAGCGCCCCCTCCTCACCGCACGGAGCAGGCGCGTCCAAGGCGAGCTCGCGGGTCGATCTGCCGTGGTCGCGCGCGGGACGGGAGCCGGCGAGCGGAGGGCGAGCGCGAATGCTACCTCGGGAAGCGAGCGGCCAACGCAGCAACCGCCGCCCTTCTCCTCCCTCGGCCCGGTGGCTCGCTGGCCGCCGCGGCGCGCACTGAGGACGGCGCCGCCGGGAGGAGGACGGGAGATGCGGAGGCGATTGGGGTTTCGCAGCTCGCCCGACCGGGAACGGAGGCGCAGGCAGGCGCACCACCTCCCCCCTCGCTTCCCTCACAGTCCCCCCCTGCGATTCCATTGCCACTCTCTGCTTTTATTTTCCCCTGCTCCCGCTCCACTGGGCCCCGACGTCTCGGCCCGCATCAACCGAGGCCCCGACGTCTCGGCCCGCGTCCACCGAGGCCCAGACGTCTCGGCCCGCGTCCACCGAGGCCCAGAAACCGGCCCTGAGCCGACTGTGTTTGCTCCGTGAGAGCTTCCCTGGCGCGCCGCCTCCTCTCCAGCTCGGCAAGAGAGCAGAGAAAACTATGGCgggcggcgcggaggaggaggGGAGACCGGGGCGGGAggccggggaggaggaggaggaagacgacgacgagcGGCCGCAGctgagcgcggcggcggcgggggcgctgCGGGAGTTCCTGGAGGAGCAGCGACGGCAGGAGCGGGacgaaggggaaaagggggaaggagaagggGTGGAGCTGGTCGCGGAGGACTGGCGGCTGAGCCAGTTCTGGTACGACGAGGGCACCGCGCGGGGGCTGGCCGAGGAGGTCGCCCGCCTCGCCTCCGGCCTGCCTGCCGGCGGCGCCGGTGCCGCCGTGGCCTGCGTCGCCTGCCCCACGCTCTACGCCTACCTCCGGAAGAGCAGCCCGGATGTGCCCGCGCGGCTGCTCGAGTACGACGAGCGGTTCGGGCAGTACGGCGACGACTTCGCCTTCTACGACTACAACCAGCCGGAGGCGCTGCCGCCCGCCATGAAGCACGCCTTCAGCATCGTCGTCGCGGACCCTCCTTACCTGGTATGCTTTCCACCATAGATTGCCTCCTTTGATTTATACTTCGTTCTTGAGCACAGAAATCCAGATTTGATTGAATTGTGGTGATTCGTTGTTGGTGCAGAGTCAGGAGTGCTTGGAGAAGGTTGCC comes from Triticum aestivum cultivar Chinese Spring chromosome 5B, IWGSC CS RefSeq v2.1, whole genome shotgun sequence and encodes:
- the LOC123113330 gene encoding EEF1A lysine methyltransferase 1, whose translation is MAGGAEEEGRPGREAGEEEEEDDDERPQLSAAAAGALREFLEEQRRQERDEGEKGEGEGVELVAEDWRLSQFWYDEGTARGLAEEVARLASGLPAGGAGAAVACVACPTLYAYLRKSSPDVPARLLEYDERFGQYGDDFAFYDYNQPEALPPAMKHAFSIVVADPPYLSQECLEKVAKTVSFLAQPEGSFLLLLTGEVQKDHALELLNVRPCGFKPQHSNKLGNVFRLFTNYDPVDRLGGWDRSDGASI